The nucleotide sequence GCGCCGACGAACGTGGTCTTGCCCACGCCGAAGCCACCCGCCACCACGATCTTCGCGCTGGTGGTCGACCGGGCCGCGCCGCCGCTAGAGCTTGCGAAGTCCACTGAGCACCCTTTCGAGCAGAGTCACGTCCGGCGTGCCGCCGGTCTCTCCGTTGCCCGGCTGGTGGATCGCCACCATGCCGGCCTCCGCCAGGTCGGCGACGAGGATGCGGGCGACACCGAGCGGCATGTTCAGCAGCGCCGACACCTCGGCCACCGACTTGACCTCGCGGCACAGGTGGCAGATCCGCTGGTGCTCCGGCAGCAGCGTGGCGAGGTGCGCCGGGTCGGCCGTGGTGCTGACCAGCGCCTCGATGGCGAGCTGGTAGCGCGGCCGGGTCCGGCCGCCGGTCATCGCGTACGGACGCACCAGCGGCTGGTCGCCCTCATGTCCGTACTCGTCGACTGAGGCGCCGTACGGATCGTGAGAGGCGGGGGGCGGGGTCATGAATCCTCCGGGCGTGACAGCAAACTCTCTGCCGTCTGATGGGGCCGGTGGGGGGCCGGGTGGGGCGGCCGGACGGTGAACGGTGCCAGGGCGGTACGGAGGGGCGTACCGCCCTGTCGGTCGGTCGTGCGGTGGAGCTGTCCGGGACTGCGTGACCGGCTAGTGGAGCAGGCTGCCCTGGAGCTCCGCGCGGAGATCAGGGGTGAGCACGCTGCCGGCCCGGTCGACCAGCAGCGCCATCTCGTAGCCCACCAGGCCGATGTCGCACTCGGGGTGCGCGAGCACGGCCAGCGAGGATCCGTCGGAGACCTGCATGAGGAAGAGGAAGCCGCGCTCCATCTCCACCACGGTCTGGGCGACGGGGCCCCCCTCGAAGATCCGGGACGCGCCCGCGGTCAGCGAGGTCAGCCCGGACGCGACCGCCGCCAGCTGGTCGGCACGGTCGCGGGGGAATCCTTCGGACATGGCCAGCAGGAGTCCGTCGGCGGAGACCACCACCGTGTGGGACACCCCGGGGGTGTTGTCCACGAAGTTGGTGATCAACCAGTTCAGATTCTGCGCCGCCTGGCTCATCGCGTTCAACTAACGCTCCTGCTGATGGTTCGGACCGAGGTGGTGATTACCCGTGGTCGAGTTACCTGCCTGACGGCCCTGCTGGATACCGCGGCGCAGATTGGTCAGCCGGCCGCGGACGTCATCGGGTGCACGCGAGACCTGGGGGCCGGCCGTGTGGGCCTGCTCCTGGGCGGTCCCGGGTACGAGGTTGGCCTTCGGCACGCGCCGGGGAAGGCCGGAGGTGGTGACGCCGCCGGCCGCGGGCTTGCGCACCCGCTCGGCCTGGCGCACCAGCTCGTCGTTGGGCGAGGTCCGCCAGGCGGCCCCGCCGTTCTGGCGGCCGTCGGCCGGGTCACCGGCCGGACGGGGCGCCGGAGCGGCCTGCTGCGGCGCGGCCGGAGCCGCCGCCTGCTGCTGTGCCTGCTCCTGCTGGAACCAGTTGGTCTCCAGCGTGTCGTACAGCGGCGTACGGCCGTCGCCCGCACCGGCCGGCGGCAGCGCCTCCGGACGGCGCGGCTGCTGGAGCTGCGGCTGCTGCGGACGCTGCTGCTGGACCGGCTCCGGGCGCGGGGCGCCGAAGTCGCCGCTGCCGCCACCGGTGCGCTGACGCGGAGCGGGCGGCTGCGGGGCCTGCTGCTGCGCCTGCGGTACGAAGGGCTGCCGGCCGAACTGCTGCTGCTGGCCGCCCTGGTAGCCCTGCTGCTGCGGGGCGTTCAGGTCCGGACGCGGGAACTGGCCGGTGGCACCGGGACCCTGCTGCTGGTTCTGCTGCTGGTTCTGCTGCGGGGCGCCGAAGTCCGGACGGGGGAACTGGCCGGTGGAGCCGGGGCCCTGCGGCGCGCCGAAGTCGGGACGCGGGAACTGCGCCGTCGACGCCGGGTCGGTGACACCGCCCTGGTACGTCTGGGGCTGCGGGACCTGCTGCTGGTTCTGCTGCTGCGGGCTCTGCTGCGGGGCGCCGAAGTCCGGACGCGGGAACTGGCCGGTGGAACCGGGGCCCTGCGGGGCCGGAGCCGCGAACGACCCCGTCGTCTCCGGGTCCTCGTGACCGCGCGGGGCGTCCAGCGGGGACATCTCCTGCTGCGGGCGGCGGACCGGCTGCCGGGCCTGGTCGTCGCCCCAGCTCGCGGCCTGCGGGCGCTGCGGCTGGGGGTTGCCCCCGGGCAGCTCGGCGCGCGGGAACTCGTACCCACCGGGCTGGTTGGCCCCCGGGGCCTGGCCCGGGCGGCCCTGTCCCCCTTGGCCCTGCGGCCCGGGAGGTGTCCCCAGCGGCGCGCCGGGTCCGGCCTGCGGCCCGCCCTGGCTGCCCCACACGTCCGTGCGGGAGGGGATGGCGCTCGCGGCGCCGCCGATGAGACCGCCACCGCCGGGGCCCGGCCGCAGCGGCTCGGAGCCCTGCGGGGCCTGCGGCGCCTGCGGGATCTGCGGCAGCTGACCGGTCCGGTCGAGCTGGGCGTTCTGCGGCTGCGGGGTGCGGGACTGCGGGGCGCCCTGCGGGCCGCCCGCGAGCGGGGCACCGTCACGGGCGGGCAGCGCGGCCCGGGGACCGCTCGTACCGACCTGACCGCGCGGCGCGCCGGCGCCCGTACCGAGGCGTCCGGCCGTCGCCGAGGGCGCACCGCCCTGGCCCGGACGGCCGCCGGGGCCGCCGGCAGCGCCGGGACCGGCGGGCAGCCGGCCGCCGGGAGCGCCGGAACCCTGCGGCACGGCGCCCTGGCCACCGGCACCCGGCTTGGGCATCGGGGGCTTCTTGCCGCCCTGGGCGACGTCGACCGGCAGCATGACGAGCGCGGTGGTGCCGCCCGAGTCGGAGGGGCGCAGCTGGATGCGGATGCCGTGTCGCAGGGACAGGCGGCCGACCACGAACAGACCCATGCGGCGGGAGACGGAGACGTCCACGGTGGGCGGCGAGGCGAGCCGCTCGTTGATCGCGGCGAGGTCCTCGGGGGAGAGGCCGATGCCGGTGTCGTGGATCTCGACGAGCACCCGGCCGTCGGGCAGCGCGTGACCGGTGACGCGGACCTTGGTCTGCGGCGAGGAGAACGAGGTGGCGTTCTCGAGGAGCTCGGCGAGGAGGTGCACGAGGTCGTTGACGACCCGGCCGGCGACCTCGGTCGCGGGGACCGCGGCGAGTTCGATGCGCTCGTACTGCTCCACCTCGGAGGCGGCGGCGCGGAGCACGTCGACCAGCGGGACCGGGCGGGTCCAGCGGCGGCCCGGCTCCTCACCGGCGAGGACGAGGAGGTTCTCACCGTTACGGCGCATGCGCGTCGCGAGGTGGTCGAGCTTGAAGAGCGAGGACAGCTGGTCCGGGTCGGCCTCGCGGGACTCCAGCTCGGAGATGAGCGAGAGCTGGCGCTGGATGAGGCCCTGGGAGCGCCGCGAGAGGTTGGTGAACATCGCGTTGACGTTGCCCCGGAGGAGGGCCTGCTCGGCGGCGAGGCGGACGGCCTCGCGGTGCACGTCGTCGAAGGCCGCGGCCACCTGGCCGATCTCGTCCCGGGAGTGCACACCGACGGACTCGACGGAGGTGTCGACGTCCTGCGGGTCGGACTCGGAGAGCTGCTTGACGAGCTCGGGCAGGCGTTCCTGGGCGACCTTGGTCGCGGTGTCCTGGAGCCGGCGCAGCGAGCGGATCATGGACCGGGCCACGACGAAGGCGCCGATGAGCGAGACGCCGAGGACGAGGAGGATCAGCGCACCGTTGATGATGGCGTCGCGCTGCGACTCCTGCCGCAGTTCACGGGCCATCGTCTCCATGTCGCCGAGCAGACCGCGCTCGATGCGGTTCATGGCGGCGATCTTGGTGCCGTACTCGTCGGTGAAGTTGAGGTGGCCGCGCTTGGGGCCGCTCTGCATGGCGTCGTCCATGTTGAGGACGCGCTCGGCGTACTTCTCCGCGGCGGTGATCGACGGGTTGCCGGTGTTGAGGGACGCGGTCCGCTCGGTGGCGTCACCACCGGTCGACTCGTAGATCGCCTGGAAGGACTTGAGCTCGACGCCCTCGGAGTTGAGGGCGGCCTCGCCGTACAGCCGGTCACCCTGCTGGATGGAGCCGGAGGTCTTGTCGCCGGCGGGCAGCGCCGCCGCGATGATCGCCTGCTGGATGGAGGCGTACTCCTTGGCGGACGAGAACGCGGCGAGCGCGCGGGTCCGCTTGATCATCTCGGGGTTGCTGGTCGCCTGCGCCATGTCCTGCGAGAGGCTGAGCAGCGAGCGGATGAGGCGGCTGTAGGCCTCGACCGTCACCGAGTGGGAGACGCCCTTCTCGTAGGCGTTGCCCCGGATGGTGTTCAGCTGGATGACCTGCGAGGCGATCTGGCTGACGTTCTGCCGGATGCTGCGCAGGGCCTCGTCGCCCTCGGTGGCCGGGATGTCCTCGGTGGCCTCCAGGAAGGCCTTGTACTCGCGGTCCGTCTTACGGCGCGGGTTGGCGACCTGGTAGTCGCTGACCGGGCGGCCGTTGGCCAGCGGACCGGCGGACAGGTCGCGCTCGGACTGCAGGGCCTGGGCGAGGTCGGTCGCCTCACGGGTCAGCTTGGTGAGCAGCTGCATGTGGTCGAGCTGCTCCATGTCCTGGAGCGACTCGCTGATGCGGATGCCGCCCAGGGTGGTCGCGGCGACCACGGGGAGGGTGAGGAGCGCGACCAAACGGGTGGAGATGCGCCAGTTGCGCAGGGCTATTCGCGGGCCGACCTCGTTCTCGGCCCGGGCCTTCGGGGGTGCCTCGGACGGCTCGGCGGAAGCGGCCGCGGCGCTGGTGCGCCTGCCGCCGTCACCGCCGTCGCCGGACGGTCCCTGACCCTGGTTCGGGGTGTGCGAGGCCGAGGGACCGCGGTCGGTCCCGGCGCGCGGTTCCTGCTCCGCCGGAGCATCCGCGCGGCCCTGGCGGGCCTGGGGAGACCCCGAGCCATCCCTCTTGAAACGTCCCTGCACTAGCGTCGCAACCTCTGGACCAGGCGTCCTTCCGGATGAACGGAGAGGACGGTGTCGGCGTCAATCGGGGTGTGTGGAGCACCCCAGGTGGTCGTCGGTGACCGGCGCAGTTCCCCCTTCCCCGCCACTCGGCCGGCGCTGCGTTGCGCCCCCTGCGCGCCGGCTTGAAACCCGCGGCGGTGCGTGGAATTCCAGCACAGTGCCGGATCTCCAACAAGGGCCGCGTGTCGCGCCGGGAGGGTCATGACAACCCGTGCGCATCCTGTCACGGCATGTAGAAGATGATCACGGAGGATTCGGACTTTTCCTCTCCAATGGCTCCGCGTGCCCGTGTGTCCCAGTCGACATGATCAGGAGCGGAATACAGCCTTCAGTGGCGGAATGTCCCTTTCCGTGACCTCGGGGGACAGTCCGTAATGCCCGGTATGTATCGCGATTGGTGAGCAAACTCACACGATGATCGATGTCTTAGCCATGCATTCGAAGGGAATCGCATGTTTAGCCTGACGCTTTACACCCCTTCGCGCCCGAACGCGGCGCCCGTTCCGGAACAAGGTCAGATCACCGCGATGAAGACGACGACGCCCGGCACCACGACGGCGAACCCCCGCCGCTCCACCCTCGTCCACCTCACGGACGCCGCAGAGCTCGGCCGCCCCGCGGTCCCCGAGTACGCGGCCGAGCTGCCGGCGAAGACGGCGAACCCCCGCCGCACCGTCCTCATGCAGCCCCCGGCCCCGTACCAGCCCCAGCCGTACGCCACCGCGTCCCGCTGACCCGAACCCCGAACACCGGCCCCGGGGCCCCGTGACCTGGGGCCCCATCCGCATGACCCGTGTCATCGGACCCGCTGATATCGCCGCTCGGCCGCCCCCGCGCCGCGTTAGCCTGGAGCGTCAGACTCCAGCCAGCATCAAGTGAGGGGCGACAGCACTCGTGCGCATCGCCAGATTCTCCATCGACGGCAATGTCGCCTTCGGCGCCGTCGAGGGCGAGGGAACGGTCGAGTCCGGCGGCCTCGTCCTCGACATCATCAAGGGCATCCCGTACACCGACTTCGAGCTCAGCGGCACCAAGGTCCCGCTCAGCAAGGTACGGCTCCTGCCGCCGGTGCTCCCCAACAAGGTCGTGGCCATCGGCCGCAACTACGCGGAGCACGCCGCCGAACTCGGCAACGAGGTCCCCGACGTCCCCGTCGCCTTCTTCAAGCCCACCACCTCGGTGATCGGCCCCGGCGACGCCATCGAGTACCCCTCCTTCTCCAACGAGCTGCACCACGAGGCCGAACTGGCCGTGGTCATCGGCCGCATGTGCCGCGAGGTGCCCCGCGAGCGCGTCAAGGACGTCGTCTTCGGCTACACCTGCGCCAACGACGTCACCGCCCGCGACGCCCAGCAGCGCGAGAAGCAGTGGGCCCGCGCCAAGGGCTTCGACACCTCCTGCCCGCTGGGCCCCTGGGTCGAGACGGACCTGAGCATCGCCGCCGCGAGCGACCTGACCATCCAGGCCACGGTCAACGGCGAACAGCGCCAGCTGGGTCGGACGAGCGACATGATCCGCTCCATCGAGGACCTGGTCGTCCACATCACCGAGGCCATGACGCTGCTCCCCGGCGACGTCATCCTCACCGGCACCCCCGCCGGGGTCGGCCCCCTCAACGTCGGCGACGAGGTCGCCGTCACCATCGAAGGCATCGGCACTCTCACCAATAAGGTGATCAAGCGTGGCTAACGCGAATATCCGCGTCCGTTTCTGTCCCTCGCCGACCGGCAACCCCCACGTGGGCCTGGTCCGCACCGCCCTCTTCAACTGGGCCTTCGCCCGGCACAACGAGGGCACCATGGTCTTCCGCATCGAGGACACCGACGCAGCTCGGGACTCCGAGGAGTCGTACAACCAGCTGCTCGACTCCCTGAAGTGGCTCGGCCTCGACTGGGACGAGGGCCCGGAGGTCGGCGGCCCGCACGCCCCGTACCGCCAGTCGCAGCGGATGGACATCTACAAGGACGTCGCCGACAAGCTGCTCGCCGGCGGGTACGCGTACCCGTGCTACTGCACCACCGAGGAGCTCGACGAGCGCCGGGAGGCCGCCCGCGCCGCCGGCCGCCCCTCCGGCTACGACGGCCACTGCCGCGACCTCACCCCGGAGCAGAAGTCGGCGTACGAGGCCGAGGGCCGCGCGTCGATCGTCCGCTTCCGGATGCCCGACGAGCCGATCACCTTCACCGACCTGGTCCGCGGCGAGCTCACCTTCACCCCGGAGAACGTGCCGGACTACGGCATCCTCCGGGCCAACGGCGCCCCGCTGTACACCCTGGTCAACCCGGTCGACGACGCCCTGATGGAGATCACCCACGTCCTGCGCGGCGAGGACCTGCTCTCCTCCACCCCCCGCCAGGTCGCGCTCTACAAGGCGCTGATCGAGCTCGGCATCGCCAAGGAGATCCCCTCCTTCGGCCACCTGCCGTACGTCATGGGCGAGGGCAACAAGAAGCTCTCCAAGCGCGACCCGCAGGCCTCCCTCAACCTCTACCGGGAGCGCGGCTTCCTCCCGTCGGGCCTGCTGAACTACCTCTCGCTCCTCGGCTGGTCCTTCTCGGCCGACCAGGACCTCTTCACCGTCCCCGAGATGGTGGCGAAGTTCGACATCGCCGACGTCAACGCCAACCCGGCGCGCTTCGACCTCAAGAAGGCCGAGTCGATCAACGCCGACCACATCCGGATGCTGAACGTGAAGGCCTTCGCCGAGGCCTGTGAGCCCTGGCTCCGGGCCCCGCACGCCCCCTGGGCGCCGGAGGACTTCGACCAGGCCGCCTGGGAGGCCATCGCGCCGCACGCCCAGACCCGGCTCACCGTCCTCTCGGACATCACGGCCAACGTGGACTTCCTCTTCCTGCCCGAGCCGGTCTTCGACCAGCCCTCGTGGGACAAGGCGATGAAGGGCGAGCCGGCGGCCCTGCTCACCACCGCCCGGGAGAAGCTCGCGGCGGCCGACTGGAGCGACCCCGAGTCCCTCAAGAACGCCGTCCTGGCCGCAGGCGAGGCCCACGGCCTCAAGCTCGGCAAGGCGCAGGCCCCGGTCCGCGTCGCGGTCACCGGCCGCACGGTCGGCCTGCCGCTCTTCGAGTCCCTGGAGATCCTGGGCGAGGAGAAGACCCTGGCCCGCATCGACGCGGCTCTGGCGAAGCTCACCGCCTGACCCCTCCCGCGCGGTACGGTCGTGCCATGACCATCCGCGCGGTGCTGTGGGACGTCGACGACACGATCTTCGACTACGCCCGCGCCGACCGCGTCGGCATGAGCGCGCACCTGACGGCCGAGGGCCTGGTGGACGGATACGCATCCGTCGACCAGGCCCTCGGTCGTTGGCGGGAGCTCACGGCGATCCACTGGCGGATCTTCGAGGCCGGCGGGGTCGACTTCCAGGAGCAGCGGCGGGAGCGCGTCCGCGCCTTCCTGGAGCGGCCCGGGCTGACCGCCGCGGAGGCCGACGGCTGGTTCGAGCGGTACGTCGCCCACTACGAGGCGGCCTGGGAGCTCTTCCCCGACGCGGTGCCCGTCCTGGACCTCCTGGCCGATGACTATCGTCACGGGATTCTGTCCAACTCCAGCCTGCTCAACCAGGACCACAAGCTCCGCGCCCTGGGCGTGCGCGAACGCTTCGAGGCCGTCGTGTGCGCCGCGGAGCTGGGGGTGGCCAAGCCGGCCGCCGAGGCCTTCCACGCCGCCTGTACCGCGCTTGACCTGCACCCGAGCGAGGTGGTGTACGTGGGGGACCAGCCCGACATCGACGCCAGGGGCGCGACGGAAGCCGGGCTTCAGGGCATCTGGCTGGACCGCGCGGGCACCGGCGGACGGCCCGAGCTGAAGCGGATCACGAGCCTCCATGAGCTTCCGGGCCTGCTCCGGGGGCATACCCGTTTTGGAGCGCAGTCCACCTTCAGGTAATGTTCTTCCTGCGCCGAGGGGAACAAGCCGAAAGGCAAGAACCCGGAAAGCGCAAGCCGAGCAAGATCCCCCTGGTGGGGAAGTTGCCCCGGTGGCCTATGGTGTAATTGGCAGCACGACTGATTCTGGTTCAGTTAGTCTTGGTTCGAGTCCAGGTAGGCCAGCTCGCAGAGCTCATCTGCACCGTACGTGGATCTCATCCACAAAGCCCCCGTTGTGTAGCGGCCTAGCACGCTGCCCTCTCAAGGCAGTAGCGCCGGTTCGAATCCGGTCGGGGGTACAGATCCATCCTGTAGATCACTTGGGTAGCTCCCGGTGGATCTACGGTGACATCACCCGGTTCCGACCGGGTGGGATCGCTAGGGCCCCCGTTGTGTAGCGGCCTAGCACGCCGCCCTCTCAAGGCGGTAGCGCCGGTTCGAATCCGGTCGGGGGTACGACGCTGGTCTAACCACGTATTGGTCTATGGTGTAATTGGCAGCACGACTGATTCTGGTTCAGTTAGTCTAGGTTCGAGTCCTGGTAGACCAGCTCGGATCTGCGGAAACGTATGATCCAAAGCCCCCGTTGTGTAGCGGCCTAGCACGCCGCCCTCTCAAGGCGGTAGCGCCGGTTCGAATCCGGTCGGGGGTACAGAACGAAGAAGCCCTTCCCTTCGGGGGAGGGCTTCTTCGCTGTTCGCCCGTCGGCACACACAACTCCGGCCCACCGCTGCGGCGTTGGAGCGGTGGGCCGGGGAACGAACAGGGGACGGAAGAGCGTCAGCCGGTACGGCGGAGCGCCTCGGAGAGACGGGCCGCGGCGTCGATGACGGCCTGGGCGTGCATACGGCCCGGGTGGCGTGTCAGACGCTCGATCGGACCGGAGACCGACACGGCGGCCACCACACGGTTCGACGGGCCGCGTACGGGCGCGGAGACGGACGCGACGCCCGGCTCCCGCTCACCGATCGACTGGGCCCAGCCGCGGCGCCGTACGCCCGACAGGGCCGTCGCGGTGAAGCGGGCGCCCTGGAGGCCGCGGTGCAGCCGCTCGGGCTCCTCCCAGGCCATCAGGATCTGCGCGGACGAGCCGGCCTTCATCGTCAGCGTCGAGCCGACCGGCACGGTGTCCCGCAGGCCCGAGAGCCGCTCGGCCGCCGCCACGCAGATGCGCATGTCGCCCTGCCGGCGGTAGAGCTGGGCGCTCTCGCCGGTGACGTCACGCAGATGCGTCAGCACCGGGCCCGCGGTCGCGAGCAGACGGTCCTCGCCGGCCGCGGCGGCGAGCTCCGCGAGGCGCGGTCCGAGGATGAACCGGCCCTGCATGTCACGCGCCACCATCCGGTGGTGTTCCAGTGCCACGGCCAGTCGGTGGGCCGTGGGTCGTGCGAGTCCCGTCGCCGCGACCAGTCCTGCGAGGGTGGCCGGACCGGACTCCAGGGCGCTCAGGACAAGGGCTGCCTTGTCGAGAACGCCTACGCCGCTAGAGTTGTCCATGCAACGATATTCGCGTCTCACTCTGTGAAACGCAAGTTCAATTTTCCGAGGAACTTGTCACTCTGGTGAGGCGGCCGCACAACGGCCCGCGAAACGGGTCTCTAGTTGTGCCGGCGTAGACGTCGGCCGGAGGGAAAGCGATGGGTAGGACACTCGCGGAGAAGGTCTGGGACGACCACGTCGTCCGGCGCGCCGAGGGCGAGCCCGACCTCCTCTTCATCGATCTGCACCTGCTGCACGAGGTGACCAGCCCCCAGGCCTTCGACGGCCTGCGCCAGAACGGCCGGCAGGTGCGGCGCCTCGACCTCACCATCGCCACCGAGGACCACAACACCCCGACCCTCGACATCGACAAGCCGATCGCCGACCCGGTCTCCCGCGCCCAGATCGAGACCCTCCGTAAGAACTGTGCCGAGTTCGGCGTCCGGCTGCACCCGCTGGGCGACGTCGAGCAGGGCGTCGTCCACGTGGTGGGACCCCAGCTGGGCCTGACCCAGCCCGGCACCACCGTGGTCTGCGGCGACTCGCACACCTCCACGCACGGCGCCTTCGGCGCGCTGGCGTTCGGCATCGGCACCAGCCAGGTCGAGCACGTGCTCGCCACCCAGACGCTGCCGCTGGCCCGCCCCAAGACGATGGCCATCACCATCGACGGCGAGCTGCCCGAGGACGTCACCGCCAAGGACGTCATCCTGGCGATCATCGCCAAGATCGGCACCGGCGGCGGCCAGGGCTACATCCTGGAGTACCGCGGTTCCGCCGTCGAGAAGCTCTCGATGGAAGCCCGGATGACCATCTGCAACATGTCGATCGAGGCCGGCGCCCGCGCGGGCATGATCGCCCCCGACGAGACCACCTTCGCGTACCTCAAGGGCCGCGCCCACGCCCCCGAGGGCGAGGACTGGGACGCCGCCGTCGCGTACTGGAAGACCCTGCGGTCCGACGAGGACGCGGTCTTCGACGCCGAGGTCGTCATCGACGCCGCCTCCCTGGCGCCGTTCGTCACCTGGGGCACCAACCCGGGCCAGGGCGCGCCGCTTTCGGCGAACGTCCCCGACCCGGCTTCGTACGAAGACGCTTCGGAGCGCTTGGCCGCCGAAAAGGCCCTGGAGTACATGGGGTTGACCGCCGGACAGCCGCTGCGCGACATCAAGGTCGACACCGTCTTCGTAGGCTCCTGCACCAACGGCCGCATCGAGGACCTGCGCAACGCCGCGGACCTGCTGCAGGGCCGCAAGGTCGCCGACGGCGTCCGGATGCTGGTCGTCCCCGGCTCGGTCCGGGTCGCCCTGCAGGCCGTCGAGGAGGGCCTGGACAAGGTCTTCAAGGACGCGGGGGCCGAATGGCGGCACGCGGGCTGCTCGATGTGCCTGGGCATGAACCCCGACCAACTGGCGCCCGGTGAGCGCTCCGCGTCCACCTCCAACCGCAACTTCGAGGGCCGGCAGGGCAAGGGCGGCCGGACCCACCTGGTCTCGCCCCAGGTCGCCGCCGCCACCGCCGTGCTGGGCCACCTGGCCTCCCCGGCCGATCTGTCCGACGTCGCCACCACCGCGGGGGTCTGAGGAACCATGGAAGCTTTCACCACGCACACCGGCCGGGCCGTCCCGCTGCGCCGCAGCAACGTCGACACCGACCAGATCATCCCGGCGCACTGGCTGAAGAAGGTCACCCGCGACGGCTTCGAGGACGGGCTCTTCGAGGCCTGGCGCAAGGACGCGCAGTTCGTGCTCAACCGCCCCGAGCGGCAGGGCGCCACCGTCCTGGTGGCCGGCCCCGACTTCGGCACCGGCTCCTCCCGTGAGCACGCCGTCTGGGCGCTCCAGAACTACGGCTTCCAGACGGTGATCTCCTCCCGCTTCGCCGACATCTTCCGCGGCAACTCGCTGAAGAACGGCCTGCTCACCGTGGTGCTGCCGCAGGAGACGGTCGACGCCCTCTGGGAGCTGACCGAGGCCGACCCCACCGCCGAGATCACCGTCGACCTGGAGCGGCGCAAGGTCCTGGCCGCCGGGATCGACGCCGACTTCGAGCTCGACGAGAACGCCCGCTGGCGGCTCCTGAACGGACTCGACGACATCAGCCTCACCCTTCAGAACGAAGCCGACATCGCGGCCTACGAGGCGGCGCGACCGGCCTTCAAGCCCCGTACAATTACGGTCTGAGCAGCGCTTTTCCAAGACTGCGCCCCCCACCGCCCGGTGGGGGGCGCAGTCGCTTGTTGAGACCCTGTCGGGCGACAACTCGCCCTAGATGGCACAATCGGTGCATGGAACGCGACAGCCAACTCGAGCTCTACGAGGCAGTCGCCGCCCGATTGAAGGAAGCGCACACAAGGGTGCGCTCACTGCAAGTCCCGGAGGGCGTAAGGATGGCGCTGTCCCGGAAGCTGCTGGTCGTGACGGCCGCGGCGAAGCACGATCTCAAGGACGCGGCAACGCGTCTGGACCGGTTGATGAAGGACCTCGACGAGGGCCGATTCCCAGAGGACGACTGACACCAGGAACTCCGCAGCGGATCTTCCGCGTTGCGGCACTAGGGTGATTAGCCCGTTTCGTGTTTGATTTGCGGTATATACATGCCTAACGTGCGAAAAAGCTTGAACACTTTCGTTCTGGCAATGTCTCCGAAGGGGAAGACGTGAACAAGGCGCAGCTCGTAGAAGCGATTGCCGACAAGATGGGCGGTCGCCAGCAGGCCGCCGAAGCCGTCGACCACGTGCTCGACGCCATCGTGCGTGCCGTGGTCGGCGGCGACCGGGTCTCTGTGACGGGTTTCGGCTCGTTCGAGAAGGTCGACCGCCCGGCCCGCTACGCCCGCAACCCGCAGACGGGTGAGCGGGTGCGGGTCAAGAAGACCTCGGTCCCCCGCTTCCGTGCCGGTCAGGGCTTCAAGGACCTGGTCAGCGGCTCGAAGAAGCTCCCCAAGGGCGGCGAGGTCTCCGTCAAGAAGGCCCCCAAGGGCAGCCTGACCGGCGGCGCCTCCGCCACCGTGAAGAAGGCCGCCGCCAAGAAGGCGACCACCGCCAAGAAGGCCGCCGCGAAGAAGGCGACCCCGGCGAAGAAGACCGCCACGGCCGCCGCGAAGAAGGCGACCCCGGCGAAGAAGACCACCACGGCCGCCGCGAAGAAGACCTCCGCCGCCGCCAAGAAGACCACCACGGCCGCCGCGAAGAAGACCTCCGCCGCGACCAAGAAGACCACCACGGCCGCCGCGAAGAAGGCGACCAAGGCCACCGCCAAGAAGACCGCGCCGGCCGCGAAGAAGGCCACGGCGACGAAGGCGCCCGCGAAGAAGACGACGGCGCGCAAGACGACCGCCAAGAAGACCGCCGCCAAGAAGTAGGACGAGCGGTAGACACCCGCCGGGCCGGGCTCCCCCCAGGGAGCCCGGCCCGCGGCGCGTCCGGACGCCCCGCCAGGGGCCTCAGAAGGTCTGGAGCGTCACCAGGGTGATCCGCAGGCCGGCGCCGGACGTGC is from Streptomyces venezuelae ATCC 10712 and encodes:
- a CDS encoding DUF742 domain-containing protein, with amino-acid sequence MTPPPASHDPYGASVDEYGHEGDQPLVRPYAMTGGRTRPRYQLAIEALVSTTADPAHLATLLPEHQRICHLCREVKSVAEVSALLNMPLGVARILVADLAEAGMVAIHQPGNGETGGTPDVTLLERVLSGLRKL
- a CDS encoding roadblock/LC7 domain-containing protein; the protein is MSQAAQNLNWLITNFVDNTPGVSHTVVVSADGLLLAMSEGFPRDRADQLAAVASGLTSLTAGASRIFEGGPVAQTVVEMERGFLFLMQVSDGSSLAVLAHPECDIGLVGYEMALLVDRAGSVLTPDLRAELQGSLLH
- a CDS encoding sensor histidine kinase — translated: MQGRFKRDGSGSPQARQGRADAPAEQEPRAGTDRGPSASHTPNQGQGPSGDGGDGGRRTSAAAASAEPSEAPPKARAENEVGPRIALRNWRISTRLVALLTLPVVAATTLGGIRISESLQDMEQLDHMQLLTKLTREATDLAQALQSERDLSAGPLANGRPVSDYQVANPRRKTDREYKAFLEATEDIPATEGDEALRSIRQNVSQIASQVIQLNTIRGNAYEKGVSHSVTVEAYSRLIRSLLSLSQDMAQATSNPEMIKRTRALAAFSSAKEYASIQQAIIAAALPAGDKTSGSIQQGDRLYGEAALNSEGVELKSFQAIYESTGGDATERTASLNTGNPSITAAEKYAERVLNMDDAMQSGPKRGHLNFTDEYGTKIAAMNRIERGLLGDMETMARELRQESQRDAIINGALILLVLGVSLIGAFVVARSMIRSLRRLQDTATKVAQERLPELVKQLSESDPQDVDTSVESVGVHSRDEIGQVAAAFDDVHREAVRLAAEQALLRGNVNAMFTNLSRRSQGLIQRQLSLISELESREADPDQLSSLFKLDHLATRMRRNGENLLVLAGEEPGRRWTRPVPLVDVLRAAASEVEQYERIELAAVPATEVAGRVVNDLVHLLAELLENATSFSSPQTKVRVTGHALPDGRVLVEIHDTGIGLSPEDLAAINERLASPPTVDVSVSRRMGLFVVGRLSLRHGIRIQLRPSDSGGTTALVMLPVDVAQGGKKPPMPKPGAGGQGAVPQGSGAPGGRLPAGPGAAGGPGGRPGQGGAPSATAGRLGTGAGAPRGQVGTSGPRAALPARDGAPLAGGPQGAPQSRTPQPQNAQLDRTGQLPQIPQAPQAPQGSEPLRPGPGGGGLIGGAASAIPSRTDVWGSQGGPQAGPGAPLGTPPGPQGQGGQGRPGQAPGANQPGGYEFPRAELPGGNPQPQRPQAASWGDDQARQPVRRPQQEMSPLDAPRGHEDPETTGSFAAPAPQGPGSTGQFPRPDFGAPQQSPQQQNQQQVPQPQTYQGGVTDPASTAQFPRPDFGAPQGPGSTGQFPRPDFGAPQQNQQQNQQQGPGATGQFPRPDLNAPQQQGYQGGQQQQFGRQPFVPQAQQQAPQPPAPRQRTGGGSGDFGAPRPEPVQQQRPQQPQLQQPRRPEALPPAGAGDGRTPLYDTLETNWFQQEQAQQQAAAPAAPQQAAPAPRPAGDPADGRQNGGAAWRTSPNDELVRQAERVRKPAAGGVTTSGLPRRVPKANLVPGTAQEQAHTAGPQVSRAPDDVRGRLTNLRRGIQQGRQAGNSTTGNHHLGPNHQQER
- a CDS encoding fumarylacetoacetate hydrolase family protein encodes the protein MRIARFSIDGNVAFGAVEGEGTVESGGLVLDIIKGIPYTDFELSGTKVPLSKVRLLPPVLPNKVVAIGRNYAEHAAELGNEVPDVPVAFFKPTTSVIGPGDAIEYPSFSNELHHEAELAVVIGRMCREVPRERVKDVVFGYTCANDVTARDAQQREKQWARAKGFDTSCPLGPWVETDLSIAAASDLTIQATVNGEQRQLGRTSDMIRSIEDLVVHITEAMTLLPGDVILTGTPAGVGPLNVGDEVAVTIEGIGTLTNKVIKRG